One Cervus canadensis isolate Bull #8, Minnesota chromosome 1, ASM1932006v1, whole genome shotgun sequence genomic window carries:
- the ZNF664 gene encoding zinc finger protein 664 — protein sequence MRDSETATCNCSHCKEISKSRYQIGTMIYKCPMCREFFSERADLFMHQKIHTAEKPHKCDKCDKGFFHISELHIHWRDHTGEKVYKCDDCGKDFSTTTKLNRHKKIHTVEKPYKCYECGKAFNWSSHLQIHMRVHTGEKPYVCSECGRGFSNSSNLCMHQRVHTGEKPFKCEECGKAFRHTSSLCMHQRVHTGEKPYKCYECGKAFSQSSSLCIHQRVHTGEKPYRCCGCGKAFSQSSSLCIHQRVHTGEKPFKCDECGKAFSQSTSLCIHQRVHTKERNHLKISVI from the coding sequence ATGAGAGACTCTGAGACAGCCACCTGTAACTGTAGTCATTGTAAGGAAATCTCTAAATCACGATACCAAATAGGAACCATGATCTACAAGTGCCCCATGTGCAGGGAGTTTTTCTCTGAGAGAGCAGATCTTTTTATGCATCAGAAAATTCACACTGCTGAGAAGCCCCATAAATGTGACAAGTGTGACAAGGGTTTCTTTCATATATCAGAACTTCATATTCATTGGCGAGACCACACAGGAGAGAAGGTCTATAAATGTGACGATTGTGGTAAGGATTTTAGTACTACAACCAAACTCAACAGACATAAGAAAATCCACACAGTGGAGAAGCCCTATAAGTGTTACGAGTGTGGCAAAGCCTTCAATTGGAGCTCACACCTGCAGATTCACATGAGAGTTCATACAGGTGAGAAACCCTATGTATGTAGTGAGTGTGGAAGGGGCTTTAGCAATAGTTCAAACCTCTGCATGCATCAGAGAGTGCACACCGGAGAGAAGCCCTTTAAATGTGAAgagtgtgggaaggccttcaggCACACTTCCAGCCTCTGCATGCATCAGAGAGtccacacaggagagaagccctatAAATGCTATgagtgtgggaaggccttcagcCAGAGCTCCAGCCTCTGCATACATCAGAGAGtgcacacaggggagaagccctatagGTGCTGTGGgtgtgggaaggccttcagcCAGAGCTCCAGCCTCTGCATCCATCAGAGAGTGCACACAGGGGAGAAACCTTTCAAGTGCGATgagtgtgggaaggccttcagtCAGAGCACCAGCCTCTGCATCCACCAGAGAGTGCACACAAAGGAGAGAAACCATCTCAAAATATCAGTTATATAA